From a single Fulvivirga ulvae genomic region:
- a CDS encoding peptidase domain-containing ABC transporter, which produces MLKKFPHYRQLDAMDCGPTCLRIIAKHYGKSYSLQTLRDKSYITREGVSLLGISDAAESIGFRTLAAKIPFDKLKEEAPTPFIAHWRQQHFIVVYGFKKNHVLVSDPAHGLVKLTKKEFLDGWLSDTDKGQEIGVVLLLEPAPDFYTTEDEKVNKSGFQFLFKYLRPYRKFITQLFIGMLVGSILQLIFPFLTQSIVDIGIQNQDLNFVTLILIAQLMLFFSRTAVEFIRGWILLHLGTRINISILSDFLIKLMRLPVSFFDTKMIGDLLQRIGDHSRIESFLTSSTLNILFSFINLIIFGVVLAIYDLKIFTIFFIGSAIYMAWIMIFMKKRRDLDYKRFDQMSSNQSNLIQLITGMQEIKLHNSEKQKRWEWERIQAKLFKVSISGLALNQYQEAGSSFINELKNIVITFLAAKAVIDGDITLGMMLAIQYIIGQLNAPINQLVGFIHTAQDAKISLERLGEIHGREDEENINEEKITIFPEDKSLKLEHVTFQYEGPHSEYALKDISLEIPEGKVTAIVGASGSGKTTLVKLLLKFYEPTQGEIRLGDINLNNYSNRLWRDKCGAVLQDGFIFSDTIAKNISIKDDYINKEKLLYAVKVANIQEFIESLPLGYNTKIGNDGHGLSQGQKQRILIARSVYKSPEYIFFDEATNALDANNEKVIMENLDRFFVGRTVIVVAHRLSTVKNADQIIVLDKGHITEIGTHTELTKKRGDYYRLVKNQLELGN; this is translated from the coding sequence ATGCTAAAGAAATTCCCACATTATCGACAGCTTGATGCCATGGACTGTGGTCCTACCTGCTTAAGGATAATTGCCAAGCATTATGGCAAAAGTTATTCTTTACAGACACTACGGGATAAAAGCTACATCACCAGGGAGGGGGTTTCTCTTTTGGGCATTAGTGATGCGGCTGAATCTATTGGCTTCCGCACACTGGCTGCAAAAATCCCTTTTGATAAATTAAAGGAAGAGGCTCCGACGCCTTTTATAGCCCACTGGCGGCAGCAACACTTTATAGTGGTTTATGGATTTAAGAAAAACCATGTGCTGGTGTCTGATCCTGCGCATGGGTTGGTAAAGCTTACAAAAAAGGAATTTCTCGACGGCTGGCTTAGTGATACAGATAAAGGCCAGGAAATTGGGGTGGTGCTTCTTCTTGAACCTGCTCCTGATTTTTACACTACTGAGGATGAAAAGGTAAATAAATCAGGATTTCAGTTTCTTTTCAAGTATTTAAGACCTTACAGGAAGTTCATTACCCAGCTTTTTATAGGTATGCTGGTGGGAAGTATCCTGCAGTTGATCTTTCCGTTTTTGACCCAGTCTATCGTTGATATAGGTATACAGAATCAGGACCTGAATTTTGTTACACTTATACTGATAGCCCAGTTGATGTTGTTTTTTAGTCGAACAGCGGTGGAGTTTATAAGGGGGTGGATATTGCTACACCTGGGTACCCGCATTAATATTTCGATCCTGTCGGATTTTCTGATCAAGTTAATGAGGCTGCCTGTTTCGTTTTTCGATACCAAAATGATTGGCGATTTACTACAAAGGATAGGCGATCATAGCAGAATCGAATCTTTTCTTACATCTTCAACTCTAAATATCCTTTTCTCATTTATAAATCTTATCATTTTTGGCGTGGTGCTGGCCATTTATGATTTAAAGATATTCACCATATTTTTTATAGGTAGTGCTATATACATGGCGTGGATCATGATTTTTATGAAGAAAAGGCGTGATCTGGACTATAAGCGCTTTGACCAGATGTCAAGTAATCAAAGCAACCTGATCCAGTTGATTACGGGCATGCAGGAAATTAAACTTCATAATAGTGAAAAGCAGAAACGCTGGGAATGGGAGAGGATACAGGCAAAGCTATTCAAGGTAAGCATCAGTGGACTTGCCCTTAATCAGTACCAGGAGGCGGGTTCTTCATTTATCAATGAGCTTAAGAATATTGTTATAACCTTTCTGGCGGCAAAAGCCGTGATCGACGGGGACATTACCCTGGGTATGATGCTGGCCATTCAGTATATTATTGGACAATTAAATGCTCCAATTAATCAATTGGTTGGCTTTATCCATACGGCACAGGATGCTAAGATCAGCCTGGAACGACTGGGGGAAATTCATGGAAGAGAGGATGAAGAAAATATTAATGAAGAAAAGATCACTATATTCCCTGAGGATAAGTCACTGAAACTGGAGCATGTAACTTTTCAATATGAGGGTCCACATTCGGAGTACGCCTTAAAAGATATTAGCCTTGAGATTCCGGAGGGTAAGGTAACTGCCATAGTTGGGGCCAGCGGGAGTGGAAAAACCACGCTGGTGAAGCTTTTGCTTAAATTTTACGAACCTACACAGGGGGAGATCAGGCTGGGTGATATTAATCTAAACAATTATAGCAACAGGCTGTGGCGCGATAAGTGTGGTGCTGTGTTGCAGGATGGTTTTATTTTTTCTGATACTATCGCTAAAAATATTTCTATTAAGGACGACTATATCAATAAAGAAAAGCTGCTGTACGCCGTTAAGGTGGCTAATATACAGGAGTTTATAGAGTCACTTCCCCTGGGTTATAACACCAAGATAGGGAATGACGGTCATGGTCTGAGTCAGGGACAAAAACAAAGAATATTGATAGCCAGATCAGTCTACAAAAGTCCTGAGTATATCTTCTTTGACGAAGCTACCAACGCTCTGGATGCCAACAATGAAAAGGTAATAATGGAGAACCTTGATCGCTTTTTTGTAGGCAGAACCGTAATAGTAGTAGCTCACAGGCTAAGTACTGTAAAGAACGCGGATCAAATTATAGTGTTGGATAAGGGACATATTACAGAAATTGGTACACATACAGAGCTGACTAAAAAGAGGGGAGATTATTACCGTCTGGTAAAAAATCAGCTTGAATTGGGTAATTAG